One Kitasatospora sp. NBC_01266 genomic window carries:
- a CDS encoding alcohol dehydrogenase catalytic domain-containing protein, translating to MPISTRAMQVAEPGTGFRLVQVDTPEPGPGQVRVVVEACGICHSDAMITGGHIPGTTFPVTTGHEIAGRIESIGEGVEGWQVGTRVAVGWYGGGCGYCDACREGDGVNCPRLRIPGVAYPGGYADAVLVPAVALARIPDGLTAVEAAPLACAGVTTFNALRRSSARAGDVVAILGVGGLGHLGVQFAARMGFDTVAIARGADKAELAHQLGAEHYIDSTGEDVAKALQRLGGAKVVLATVTNGAAMAATVDGLARRGELIIAGATADPLPISGLQLLGGTRRVYGHASGIATDTEQTLRFAAQTGVRPWTEEAPLEEAGAAFEKMLSGAARFRMVLTTGR from the coding sequence ATGCCCATCAGCACCCGAGCCATGCAGGTCGCCGAGCCCGGCACCGGCTTCCGCCTCGTCCAGGTCGACACGCCGGAACCCGGCCCCGGGCAGGTCCGGGTCGTCGTCGAGGCGTGCGGCATCTGCCACTCCGACGCGATGATCACCGGCGGCCACATCCCCGGTACGACCTTCCCGGTGACCACCGGACACGAGATCGCCGGCCGGATCGAGTCGATCGGCGAGGGGGTCGAGGGCTGGCAGGTGGGCACCCGGGTCGCGGTCGGCTGGTACGGCGGCGGCTGCGGGTACTGCGACGCCTGCCGCGAGGGCGACGGCGTCAACTGCCCCCGGCTGCGGATTCCCGGGGTCGCCTACCCCGGCGGGTACGCCGACGCGGTGCTGGTTCCCGCCGTCGCGCTGGCGCGGATCCCGGACGGGCTGACCGCCGTCGAGGCGGCGCCGCTGGCCTGCGCGGGTGTCACGACGTTCAACGCGCTGCGCCGCAGTTCCGCCCGCGCCGGCGATGTCGTGGCGATCCTCGGCGTGGGCGGCCTGGGACACCTGGGCGTGCAGTTCGCGGCCCGGATGGGTTTCGACACCGTGGCCATCGCCCGCGGCGCGGACAAGGCGGAGCTCGCCCATCAGCTGGGGGCCGAGCACTACATCGACAGCACCGGCGAGGACGTCGCGAAGGCGCTGCAGCGGCTCGGCGGCGCCAAGGTGGTCCTCGCCACGGTGACCAACGGCGCCGCGATGGCCGCCACCGTCGACGGGCTGGCGCGGCGCGGGGAGCTGATCATCGCGGGTGCCACCGCCGACCCGCTGCCGATCAGCGGACTGCAGCTGCTGGGCGGCACCCGGCGCGTCTACGGCCACGCCTCCGGGATCGCCACGGACACCGAGCAGACGCTGCGCTTCGCCGCCCAGACCGGCGTCCGCCCGTGGACCGAGGAGGCGCCGCTGGAGGAGGCGGGAGCCGCGTTCGAGAAGATGCTCAGCGGGGCGGCCCGGTTCCGGATGGTCCTCACCACCGGCCGCTGA
- a CDS encoding DUF2461 domain-containing protein has translation MTFEGWQDEALEFYERLEIDNSKGFWAEHKELYERAVRGPMVELLARLEPEFGPGKIFRPNRDIRFSADKTPYKTHLGGHLEAGGYIQLSADGLACGNGMYQLAADQLERYRAAVAEDLTGAELERVIARVAASGPVVSGRDPLKTAPRGYPKEHPRIGLLRNKGLVAWQQWEPADWLGTPEAYRRITTFLRASQPLKDWLDAHVGPSELPPR, from the coding sequence GTGACATTCGAAGGCTGGCAGGACGAGGCGCTGGAGTTCTACGAGCGCCTGGAGATCGACAACTCGAAGGGTTTCTGGGCCGAGCACAAGGAGCTCTACGAGCGCGCGGTGCGCGGGCCGATGGTGGAGCTGCTGGCGCGGCTGGAACCCGAGTTCGGGCCGGGAAAGATCTTCCGCCCCAACCGGGACATCCGGTTCAGCGCCGACAAGACGCCGTACAAGACCCACCTCGGCGGCCACCTGGAGGCCGGGGGCTACATCCAGCTCTCCGCCGACGGGTTGGCCTGCGGCAACGGCATGTACCAGCTGGCCGCCGACCAGTTGGAGCGCTACCGTGCCGCCGTCGCCGAGGACCTGACCGGCGCCGAGCTGGAACGGGTGATCGCCCGAGTGGCCGCATCGGGCCCGGTGGTCTCCGGCCGCGATCCGCTGAAGACCGCACCGCGCGGCTACCCCAAGGAGCACCCGCGGATCGGCCTGCTGCGCAACAAGGGCCTGGTCGCCTGGCAGCAGTGGGAACCCGCCGACTGGCTGGGCACCCCTGAGGCGTACCGGCGGATCACCACGTTCCTGCGCGCCTCACAGCCGCTGAAGGACTGGCTCGACGCCCATGTCGGCCCCAGCGAGCTGCCGCCGCGCTGA
- a CDS encoding aldo/keto reductase, producing the protein MPLSQTNTAAAAGSWRLGELTVNRVGLGTMRLTGTAPFDLGVPRDREQSIGVLRRAIELGVNHLDTAAFYFSATRSANELINRALAPYPEDLVITTKVWPGRDPSGAWWWAAPEQLRGQVEENLRQLGRDHLDVVNLRVPPSRRTGSIAEHFGALAELREAGLIRHLGISNVTSTQLTEALAVAPVVCVQNPYGLGASSQDQELLRRCGELGIAFVPFFAIAGPGRQAGPGGDDSEAVRAVADAHRVSAAQVRLAWTLRQGPHVLAIPGTGDPDHLRQNVAAGALRLSDEELARLG; encoded by the coding sequence ATGCCACTCTCACAGACGAACACCGCTGCTGCGGCCGGCAGTTGGCGACTGGGTGAGCTGACCGTCAACCGGGTCGGCCTCGGCACCATGCGCCTGACGGGCACCGCGCCCTTCGACCTCGGTGTGCCGCGTGACCGGGAGCAGTCGATCGGCGTGCTCCGGCGGGCGATCGAGCTGGGCGTGAACCACCTCGACACCGCCGCGTTCTACTTCTCGGCGACGCGCTCCGCCAACGAGCTGATCAACCGGGCACTGGCGCCGTACCCGGAGGATCTGGTGATCACCACCAAGGTCTGGCCGGGCCGCGATCCCTCGGGCGCGTGGTGGTGGGCCGCGCCCGAGCAGCTGCGCGGCCAGGTCGAGGAGAACCTGCGCCAACTCGGCCGTGACCACCTGGACGTGGTGAACCTGCGGGTGCCACCGAGCCGCCGAACCGGCTCGATCGCCGAGCACTTCGGCGCGCTGGCCGAGCTGCGCGAGGCCGGGCTGATCCGCCACCTCGGCATCTCCAACGTCACGTCCACGCAGCTGACCGAGGCGCTGGCCGTCGCGCCGGTCGTCTGCGTGCAGAACCCGTACGGGCTCGGCGCGTCGAGCCAGGACCAGGAACTGCTGCGGCGCTGCGGCGAACTCGGCATCGCCTTCGTGCCGTTCTTCGCGATCGCCGGCCCGGGACGTCAGGCGGGACCGGGCGGTGACGACAGCGAGGCGGTGCGCGCCGTCGCCGACGCGCACCGGGTGTCCGCCGCGCAGGTCCGGCTGGCCTGGACCTTGCGGCAGGGCCCGCACGTGCTGGCCATCCCGGGGACCGGCGATCCGGACCACCTGCGGCAGAACGTGGCGGCCGGCGCGCTGCGGCTCTCGGACGAGGAGCTGGCACGGCTCGGCTGA
- a CDS encoding PP2C family protein-serine/threonine phosphatase — translation MPRHVRLALWALIVGGLIWDFQAPTEYWGDPMLAAAAVMAGALLSLRGTVIVGAAIFLGVFALTAHDGSVSNNSGYLELLNTLFAVAVGLWVNQVVARHGRRLRTVRSVARTAQQAVLPVPPPEVGPLAVGTHYSSAQTEALIGGDAYAVQDSPFGVRVMIADVRGKGLQAVRAVSVLLGAFREAAEREPDLCTLADAVEHTLIREVAHGSEELRMEGFITALLGEFDPEHDELRLLDCGHPGPYLLPGGGGLVSRLDARDPGLPLGMGALGGPRPVADSWPFAAGDTLLLVTDGVTEARNSAGEFYDPTPRLATLGWHGSPLELVEAVAEDVAWWTGGPRDDDMALLAVTRRPPGGG, via the coding sequence GTGCCCCGACACGTCCGGCTCGCCCTGTGGGCGCTGATCGTCGGCGGGCTGATCTGGGACTTCCAGGCACCCACCGAGTACTGGGGCGACCCGATGCTGGCGGCGGCGGCCGTGATGGCGGGCGCGCTGCTCTCGCTGCGGGGCACCGTGATCGTCGGCGCCGCCATCTTCCTCGGGGTCTTCGCGCTGACCGCCCACGACGGCTCGGTCAGCAACAACAGCGGCTACCTCGAACTGCTGAACACGCTCTTCGCGGTGGCCGTCGGGCTCTGGGTCAACCAGGTGGTCGCCCGGCACGGGCGCCGGTTGCGCACGGTGCGGTCGGTGGCCCGGACGGCCCAGCAGGCCGTGCTGCCCGTCCCGCCGCCCGAGGTCGGGCCGCTGGCCGTGGGCACCCACTACAGCTCGGCCCAGACGGAGGCGCTGATCGGTGGCGACGCGTATGCCGTCCAGGACAGCCCGTTCGGCGTCCGGGTCATGATCGCGGACGTGCGGGGCAAGGGGCTGCAGGCGGTGCGGGCCGTCTCGGTGCTGCTCGGAGCCTTCCGGGAGGCGGCCGAGCGGGAGCCCGACCTGTGCACGCTCGCCGACGCCGTGGAGCACACCCTGATCCGCGAGGTCGCGCACGGCAGCGAGGAACTGCGGATGGAGGGCTTCATCACCGCGCTGCTCGGCGAGTTCGACCCCGAGCACGACGAGCTGCGGCTGCTCGACTGCGGCCACCCCGGGCCCTATCTGCTGCCGGGCGGCGGGGGACTGGTCAGCCGGCTGGACGCCCGCGATCCCGGCCTGCCGCTGGGCATGGGCGCGCTCGGCGGCCCGCGCCCGGTGGCCGACAGCTGGCCCTTCGCGGCGGGGGACACGCTGCTGCTGGTGACCGACGGGGTGACCGAGGCCAGGAACAGCGCGGGGGAGTTCTACGACCCCACCCCGCGGCTGGCCACCCTCGGGTGGCACGGGTCGCCGCTGGAGCTGGTGGAGGCCGTGGCCGAGGACGTCGCGTGGTGGACCGGCGGCCCGCGCGACGACGACATGGCGCTGCTGGCGGTGACCCGCCGGCCGCCGGGCGGCGGCTGA
- the fusA gene encoding elongation factor G — MRTNLPPNTFNPLATVRNLGILAHVDAGKTTVTERILFLAGNTHKRGEVHDGTTVTDFDPQERERGITIFAAAVSCDWDGHRVNLIDTPGHVDFADEVERSLRVLDGAIAVFDAVAGVEPQSESVWRQADRHGVPRIAFVNKLDRVGAELDSAVASIRERLGTVPLVVQLPIGREEGFTGVVDLVRMRALVWADGKSTVTEGPVPDALAEEAARRRHLLEEAVAELDPVALEEFCATSALTEPTLSAALRELTRTGAGVVVLCGSAYRNRGIEPLLDAAVAYLPSPLDLPPVRGTAGSDEQQRPADPAQPFAALVFKVQAAPTGRLTFLRVYSGTLGKGEVVQDVGARRTERIARILRVQADRHFEVERAVAGDIVAVVGPKAARAGATLCTPSAPLLLEPPTVADPVVSVAVEARRSGDTERLASALARLVEEDPSLVVRTDPETGQTVLSGMGELHLEVAVEKLRRAHGVEVGVGRPQVSYRETVVRGVTGLVYRHVKQDGGAGQFAHVVIDVAPLAADPGETAEGAAGAAEFAFGSTVVGGRVPQEYVRAVEAGCRDALLEGPLGGYPVTGLRVTLTDGATHSKDSSELAFRTAGRFALRAALRAAELALLEPMAEVTVTVPEDAVGVVLGDLAARRGRVSSQAARGGTAQVTATVPLAELFGYATRLRGRTQGRGTFTTRPAGYAPVPSGLAEALRVR; from the coding sequence GTGCGTACCAACCTGCCCCCGAACACCTTCAACCCCCTTGCCACCGTGCGCAATCTGGGGATCCTCGCGCACGTCGACGCGGGCAAGACCACCGTCACCGAGCGGATCCTGTTCCTGGCCGGCAACACGCACAAGCGCGGTGAGGTCCATGACGGCACGACCGTCACCGACTTCGACCCGCAGGAGCGCGAACGCGGGATCACCATCTTCGCCGCGGCGGTCAGCTGCGACTGGGACGGTCACCGGGTCAACCTGATCGACACCCCCGGCCACGTGGACTTCGCCGACGAGGTCGAGCGTTCGCTGCGCGTGCTGGACGGCGCGATCGCGGTGTTCGACGCCGTCGCCGGGGTCGAGCCGCAGAGCGAGTCGGTGTGGCGGCAGGCCGACCGGCACGGGGTGCCGCGGATCGCCTTCGTCAACAAGCTGGACCGGGTCGGGGCGGAGCTGGACAGCGCGGTCGCCTCGATCCGGGAGCGGCTGGGCACCGTCCCGCTGGTGGTCCAGCTGCCGATCGGCCGGGAGGAAGGCTTCACCGGAGTGGTCGACCTGGTCCGGATGCGCGCCCTGGTCTGGGCCGACGGTAAGAGCACCGTCACCGAGGGCCCGGTGCCGGACGCCCTGGCCGAGGAGGCCGCCCGGCGGCGCCACCTGCTGGAGGAGGCGGTGGCGGAGCTGGACCCGGTGGCGCTGGAGGAGTTCTGCGCCACCTCGGCCCTCACGGAGCCCACGCTCAGCGCGGCGCTGCGCGAGCTGACCCGCACCGGCGCGGGTGTCGTGGTGCTCTGCGGCTCCGCGTACCGCAACCGGGGGATCGAGCCGCTGCTGGACGCCGCCGTGGCCTACCTGCCCTCGCCGCTCGACCTGCCGCCGGTGCGCGGCACCGCGGGTTCGGACGAGCAGCAGCGGCCGGCCGATCCGGCGCAGCCGTTCGCGGCGCTGGTCTTCAAGGTGCAGGCGGCGCCGACCGGTCGGCTGACCTTCCTGCGGGTGTACTCGGGAACGCTGGGCAAGGGAGAGGTGGTGCAGGACGTGGGCGCGAGGCGAACCGAGCGGATCGCGCGGATCCTGCGCGTGCAGGCCGACCGCCACTTCGAGGTGGAGCGGGCGGTGGCCGGGGACATCGTCGCGGTGGTCGGACCGAAGGCCGCCCGCGCCGGTGCCACCCTCTGCACGCCGTCGGCCCCGCTGCTGCTGGAGCCGCCGACGGTGGCCGATCCGGTCGTCTCGGTGGCCGTCGAGGCCCGCCGGAGCGGCGACACCGAGCGGCTGGCCTCGGCGCTGGCCCGGCTGGTCGAGGAGGACCCCTCGCTGGTGGTCCGCACCGACCCCGAGACCGGGCAGACGGTGCTGTCGGGGATGGGCGAGCTGCACCTGGAGGTCGCGGTGGAGAAGCTCCGGCGCGCCCACGGGGTGGAGGTGGGCGTCGGCCGGCCGCAGGTGTCCTACCGGGAGACCGTCGTGCGCGGCGTCACCGGTCTGGTGTACCGGCACGTCAAGCAGGACGGCGGCGCCGGGCAGTTCGCGCACGTCGTCATCGACGTGGCACCGCTGGCCGCCGACCCGGGCGAGACCGCCGAGGGGGCGGCCGGTGCGGCGGAGTTCGCGTTCGGCTCCACCGTGGTCGGTGGCCGGGTGCCGCAGGAGTACGTGCGGGCGGTGGAAGCCGGCTGCCGGGACGCCCTGCTCGAAGGGCCGCTCGGGGGCTATCCGGTGACCGGGCTGCGGGTCACCCTGACCGACGGGGCGACGCACAGCAAGGACTCCTCGGAGTTGGCATTCCGCACGGCGGGCCGGTTCGCGCTGCGGGCGGCGCTGCGGGCCGCTGAGCTGGCGCTGCTGGAGCCGATGGCCGAGGTCACGGTCACGGTGCCGGAGGACGCCGTGGGCGTGGTGCTCGGCGACCTGGCGGCCCGTCGCGGCCGGGTCTCGAGCCAGGCGGCGCGCGGCGGCACGGCGCAGGTCACCGCGACGGTGCCGCTGGCCGAGCTGTTCGGCTACGCGACCCGGCTGCGCGGGCGCACCCAGGGCCGGGGCACCTTCACCACCCGGCCCGCCGGCTACGCCCCGGTGCCGAGCGGGCTCGCCGAGGCCCTGCGCGTCCGGTAG
- a CDS encoding ricin-type beta-trefoil lectin domain protein: MTRDLPRRSTVRRVHFFHVLAHPSRRLAVLAILGMLLALLTRAPAATAATVPGPPAGWTTVFSDDFSGAAGSPPSGSNWIYDTGPGSNFGTGEIETMTNSTSNVYLDGNGHLDITALNNGGNWTSGRIQTPSADVGAPAGGKLEVTASIMQPDPGSGLGYWPAFWMLGPGQWPENGEIDIMEDVNALSNVAGTIHCGTDPGGPCNESNGIGSGLVACSGCQGGYHTYSMILDRTNTAAESVTWYLDGNAYFSVSEAQVGTATWQQAFDHNLSIIFDLAIGGGFPNGVCGCTTPTAATSSGATMSVGYVAAYTTTGGGGGGGGSAITGYGGLCLDDRSASTADYNPVQVYTCNGTAAQQWTVVQAGSTLHVLGKCLDVDGGGTADGTLVDLYDCNDTGSQVWIPQSNGSLYNPQSNKCLDDTGWSTTPGTQVEIWDCTGAANQVWNLPS; the protein is encoded by the coding sequence ATGACCCGTGACCTTCCGCGCCGGAGCACCGTCCGGCGCGTTCACTTCTTCCACGTCCTCGCCCACCCCAGTCGCCGGCTCGCGGTGCTGGCGATCCTGGGCATGCTGCTCGCGCTGCTGACCCGGGCACCGGCCGCCACCGCGGCGACCGTCCCCGGGCCGCCGGCGGGCTGGACGACGGTGTTCAGCGACGACTTCTCGGGCGCGGCCGGTTCGCCGCCGTCCGGGTCGAACTGGATCTACGACACCGGCCCCGGTTCGAACTTCGGCACCGGTGAGATCGAGACGATGACCAACTCGACCTCCAACGTGTACCTCGACGGCAACGGCCACCTGGACATCACCGCCCTGAACAACGGCGGCAACTGGACCTCGGGCCGGATCCAGACGCCGAGTGCCGACGTCGGCGCGCCGGCCGGCGGCAAGCTCGAGGTCACGGCGTCGATCATGCAGCCCGATCCGGGCAGCGGGCTGGGCTACTGGCCGGCCTTCTGGATGCTGGGCCCGGGGCAGTGGCCCGAGAACGGCGAGATCGACATCATGGAGGACGTCAACGCGCTGTCGAACGTCGCCGGCACGATCCACTGCGGCACCGACCCGGGCGGCCCGTGCAACGAGAGCAACGGCATCGGCAGCGGGCTGGTCGCCTGCTCCGGCTGCCAGGGCGGCTACCACACCTACTCGATGATCCTGGACCGCACCAACACCGCCGCCGAGTCGGTCACCTGGTACCTCGACGGCAACGCGTACTTCAGCGTGTCGGAGGCCCAGGTCGGCACGGCCACCTGGCAGCAGGCCTTCGACCACAACCTGTCCATCATCTTCGACCTGGCCATCGGCGGCGGCTTCCCCAACGGCGTCTGCGGGTGCACCACGCCGACGGCCGCCACCAGTTCGGGCGCGACGATGAGCGTGGGCTACGTCGCGGCGTACACCACCACCGGCGGTGGCGGTGGCGGTGGCGGTTCGGCGATCACCGGCTACGGCGGCCTGTGCCTGGACGACCGTTCGGCTTCCACCGCCGACTACAACCCGGTGCAGGTCTACACCTGCAACGGCACCGCCGCCCAGCAGTGGACGGTCGTCCAGGCCGGCAGCACCCTGCACGTGCTGGGCAAGTGCCTGGACGTGGACGGCGGCGGCACCGCGGACGGCACCCTGGTGGACCTCTACGACTGCAACGACACCGGCTCGCAGGTCTGGATACCGCAGTCCAACGGGTCGCTCTACAACCCCCAGTCCAACAAGTGCCTGGACGACACCGGGTGGTCCACCACGCCGGGCACCCAGGTGGAGATCTGGGACTGCACCGGAGCGGCCAACCAGGTCTGGAACCTGCCCTCCTGA
- a CDS encoding restriction endonuclease produces MAASRRPARRPGRRPARRRSGGPGPLLAAGVLLLLLIAAVRVVAAHPVAATLTGLGGVGAVVAAIVVRGRQQAARQAVETVRISHIGAYHRMTPREFEHALAALCRRDGCTDVRVVGGAGDLAADVIATAPDGRRIVIQAKRFGPSSSVGSGDVQKVNGTYAAIHGGQLAAIVTTSRFTRPAAELAARVGIRAYDQQALAGWASGTGPAPWDRF; encoded by the coding sequence GTGGCAGCATCGCGCCGTCCTGCACGACGACCGGGCCGGCGCCCGGCCCGGCGGCGTTCCGGCGGCCCGGGGCCGCTGCTCGCCGCCGGCGTCCTGCTGCTGCTCCTGATCGCGGCCGTGCGCGTGGTGGCCGCCCACCCGGTCGCCGCCACCCTGACCGGACTGGGCGGGGTCGGCGCCGTGGTCGCGGCGATCGTCGTCCGCGGCAGGCAGCAGGCCGCCCGGCAGGCCGTCGAGACGGTGCGGATCAGCCACATCGGCGCCTACCATCGGATGACCCCGCGCGAGTTCGAGCACGCGCTGGCCGCGCTCTGCCGGCGCGACGGCTGCACCGACGTCCGGGTGGTCGGCGGCGCCGGGGACCTCGCCGCGGACGTCATCGCGACCGCCCCGGACGGTCGGCGGATCGTCATCCAGGCCAAGCGGTTCGGGCCGAGCAGCAGCGTCGGCAGCGGCGACGTCCAGAAGGTCAACGGCACCTACGCCGCCATCCACGGCGGCCAGCTCGCCGCGATCGTCACCACCTCGCGGTTCACCCGCCCCGCCGCCGAACTCGCGGCCCGGGTCGGCATTCGCGCCTACGACCAGCAGGCGCTGGCCGGCTGGGCCTCGGGGACCGGGCCCGCGCCCTGGGACAGGTTCTGA
- a CDS encoding ribonuclease H family protein → MVERIIAACDGAAKGNPGPAAWAFVVADSTGAPQQWQAGPLGHSTNNIGELTALEQLLGATDPAVPLEVRLDSTYTRDAVTKWLAGWKRNGFRTAAGKPVANQELIQRIDALLEGRDVTFVYVPAHQVNGDPLNAIADKAASDAARSQQGAGGTAADLPVPDPVPASAPRAARSSSSSSSASTAKASSAAGAKRASSGGSRTLAARFPGTCPCSRPYAKGDTITKVGSSWGHPQCAAAQPRA, encoded by the coding sequence ATGGTTGAACGAATCATCGCGGCGTGTGACGGAGCGGCCAAGGGCAACCCCGGGCCGGCTGCCTGGGCCTTCGTGGTCGCGGACAGCACAGGAGCGCCGCAGCAGTGGCAGGCCGGTCCGCTCGGGCACAGCACCAACAACATCGGCGAACTGACCGCGCTGGAGCAGTTGCTGGGCGCGACGGACCCCGCTGTTCCGCTGGAGGTGCGCCTCGACAGCACCTACACCCGGGACGCGGTGACGAAGTGGCTGGCGGGCTGGAAGCGCAACGGCTTCCGGACCGCCGCCGGCAAGCCGGTGGCCAACCAGGAGCTGATCCAGCGCATCGACGCCCTGCTGGAGGGGCGGGACGTCACCTTCGTCTACGTCCCGGCCCACCAGGTGAACGGGGATCCGCTCAACGCGATCGCCGACAAGGCCGCCAGTGACGCGGCCCGCTCCCAGCAGGGCGCCGGCGGCACCGCGGCCGACCTTCCGGTGCCGGACCCGGTCCCCGCTTCCGCGCCGCGGGCCGCCCGCTCCTCGTCCTCGTCCTCGTCTGCGTCCACGGCCAAGGCCTCGTCCGCCGCCGGGGCCAAGCGGGCCTCCTCGGGTGGTTCGCGGACGCTGGCCGCGCGGTTCCCCGGCACCTGCCCGTGCTCGCGCCCCTACGCCAAGGGCGACACGATCACCAAGGTCGGCAGCAGCTGGGGACATCCGCAGTGCGCGGCCGCACAGCCCCGGGCCTGA
- a CDS encoding aminotransferase class V-fold PLP-dependent enzyme, with the protein MTGIDVERVRRDTAGCERVTHLNNAGAALSPRPVVDAVVEHLRLEEEIGGYEAAAERADRLEHTYDALARLVGAAREDIAVVENATRAWDMGFYSLPWAPGDRILTARAEYASNAIALLQTARRHGVQVEVVPDDESGALDVDALRELIDERVKLIAVTHVPTQGGLVNPAVEIGKVAREAGITYLLDACQSVGQLPVDVGEIGCDLLTATGRKFLRGPRGTGFLYCSPRIREHLEPPFLDLHAATWTGADSYQVRADARRFESWETSYAGKIGLGVAVDYALDLGLDAIEARVTQLADTLRQRLRALPGVLVRDRGTRLSGIVSFTVDGRDSHRIAEELQAERINVSVSVVTSARWDLEARGLASLVRASVHYYNTEEEIDRLCEALSRRG; encoded by the coding sequence ATGACGGGAATCGATGTCGAGCGGGTGCGCCGGGACACGGCGGGCTGCGAGCGGGTCACGCACCTGAACAATGCCGGGGCCGCCCTGTCGCCCCGCCCGGTGGTGGACGCGGTGGTGGAGCACCTGCGACTGGAGGAGGAGATCGGCGGCTACGAGGCCGCCGCCGAGCGGGCCGATCGCCTGGAGCACACCTATGACGCGCTGGCCCGGCTGGTGGGCGCCGCCCGGGAGGACATCGCGGTGGTGGAGAACGCCACCCGGGCCTGGGACATGGGCTTCTACTCGCTGCCCTGGGCCCCGGGCGACCGGATCCTGACCGCGCGGGCCGAGTACGCCAGCAACGCGATCGCCCTGCTGCAGACCGCCCGCCGGCACGGCGTCCAGGTCGAGGTGGTGCCCGACGACGAGAGCGGCGCGCTGGACGTCGACGCCCTGCGGGAGTTGATCGACGAGCGGGTCAAGCTGATCGCCGTCACCCACGTCCCCACCCAGGGCGGCCTGGTCAACCCGGCGGTCGAGATCGGCAAGGTCGCCCGCGAGGCGGGCATCACCTACCTGCTCGACGCCTGCCAGTCGGTCGGCCAACTGCCGGTCGACGTCGGCGAGATCGGCTGCGACCTGCTCACCGCGACCGGCCGCAAGTTCCTGCGCGGCCCGCGCGGCACCGGGTTCCTCTACTGCTCACCGCGCATCCGCGAGCACCTGGAACCGCCGTTCCTCGACCTGCACGCCGCGACCTGGACCGGCGCCGACAGCTACCAGGTGCGCGCGGACGCCCGCCGCTTCGAGAGCTGGGAGACCTCCTACGCCGGGAAGATCGGCCTCGGGGTCGCCGTCGACTACGCCCTCGACCTGGGCCTGGACGCCATCGAGGCCCGCGTCACCCAGCTCGCCGACACCCTGCGGCAGCGCCTGCGCGCCCTGCCCGGGGTGCTCGTGCGGGATCGCGGGACCCGGCTCAGCGGCATCGTCTCCTTCACCGTCGACGGCCGGGACAGCCACCGGATCGCCGAGGAACTGCAGGCGGAGCGGATCAACGTGTCGGTCTCGGTGGTGACTTCCGCCCGCTGGGACCTCGAGGCCCGCGGGCTCGCCTCGCTGGTGCGCGCCTCCGTGCACTACTACAACACCGAGGAGGAGATCGACCGGCTCTGCGAGGCGCTGTCGCGCCGCGGCTGA
- a CDS encoding ArsR/SmtB family transcription factor has product MPAELTFTASDLAQLRFAVSPMWEITPSFRLLTRDPAQPAHPVHRRWVEQVRPRLSAAAPARGWLAELIPPSGYVPDFLNPAPAGPAPTLAQELAAILATPADQVRSDLDHLKYHQGSLGPRLRSLYAEPQTRLAKVTEAIEAYWDLAIAPYWARIRALLDADVLHRARQVAEYGAGHLFNDLHPAMRWDERGLQLARPARTLSRERAGAGLLLIPSAFAGPGLRTRLTPPQPPQLAYPARGAGNLWEPRPLAGTAALAAVLGRSRTLLLAELETPASTTELARRTGLSAPGVSQYLTALRDAGLVSAHRAGRSVLYARTAVAEAVLAGVGAG; this is encoded by the coding sequence ATGCCGGCCGAGTTGACGTTCACCGCGAGCGACCTGGCGCAACTGCGGTTCGCCGTCTCACCGATGTGGGAGATCACGCCCAGCTTCCGGCTGCTGACCCGGGACCCCGCGCAGCCCGCACACCCGGTGCACCGGCGCTGGGTCGAGCAGGTACGCCCTCGGCTGTCGGCGGCCGCCCCGGCCCGGGGATGGCTCGCCGAGCTGATCCCGCCCTCGGGCTACGTCCCCGACTTCCTCAACCCGGCACCCGCCGGACCGGCCCCGACCCTGGCGCAGGAGCTGGCCGCGATCCTGGCCACCCCCGCCGACCAGGTCCGCAGCGACCTCGACCACCTGAAGTACCACCAGGGTTCGCTCGGCCCGAGACTGCGGAGCCTGTACGCCGAGCCGCAGACCCGCCTGGCCAAGGTCACCGAGGCGATCGAGGCCTACTGGGACCTGGCGATCGCCCCCTACTGGGCGCGGATCCGCGCCCTGCTCGACGCCGACGTCCTCCACCGGGCCCGCCAGGTGGCCGAGTACGGCGCCGGGCACCTCTTCAACGACCTCCACCCGGCGATGCGGTGGGACGAGAGGGGGCTGCAGCTGGCCCGGCCCGCCCGGACCCTGTCCCGGGAGCGCGCGGGCGCCGGCCTGCTGCTGATCCCGTCCGCCTTCGCCGGTCCCGGCCTGCGCACCCGCCTCACCCCGCCGCAGCCGCCCCAACTCGCCTATCCGGCACGCGGTGCCGGTAATCTCTGGGAACCCCGGCCGCTCGCCGGGACCGCCGCGCTCGCCGCCGTCCTCGGCCGCTCGCGCACCCTGCTGCTGGCCGAACTGGAGACCCCGGCCTCCACCACCGAACTGGCCCGCCGCACCGGCCTCTCCGCCCCGGGGGTCTCCCAGTACCTCACCGCCCTGCGCGACGCCGGACTGGTCAGCGCCCACCGGGCCGGCCGCTCGGTGCTCTACGCCCGGACCGCGGTGGCGGAGGCGGTGCTGGCGGGCGTCGGCGCGGGATGA